A single genomic interval of Acidobacteriota bacterium harbors:
- the atpA gene encoding F0F1 ATP synthase subunit alpha — MEIRADEISKIIKSQIENYKLDIDIEEVGIVISVGDGIARIHGLDMVMYNEMLEFPNGVRGIALNLEEDNVGAVLLGETHKIKEGDLIKRTHKIMSVPAGEALIGRVVDPLGNPLDGKGPVKTNVFMPVERIAPGVVDRLPVKEPLQAGIKAIDAMIPIGRGQRELIIGDRQTGKTAIAIDTILNQKNSDVICIYVAIGQKKSTVAQVIKILEDSGAMDYSIVVVASASDPTTMQYLAPYAGCAMGEYFRDRGKHSLLIYDDLSKHAAAYREISLLLRRPPGREAYPGDVFYLHSRLLERAAKLNDHMGGGSLTALPIIETQAGDVSGYIPTNVISITDGQIYLEPDLFNAGIRPAINVGISVSRVGGNAQIKAMKKVAGTLRLDLAQYRELATFAQFGSDLDKATIAQLNRGEKLTEILKQDQYKPYPVENQIVIIYAGTHGFLDDLEIEKINFYEEELYKYIETNFPEIFNELREKKDLDEDLEKRLDLSIKRFTEEFKGRQNK, encoded by the coding sequence ATGGAAATCAGAGCAGATGAAATAAGTAAAATAATAAAGAGTCAGATCGAGAATTACAAATTGGATATTGATATTGAAGAAGTGGGGATAGTAATTTCAGTGGGTGATGGCATTGCCAGAATCCATGGACTTGATATGGTGATGTACAACGAGATGCTGGAGTTTCCCAATGGAGTTAGAGGTATTGCATTAAACCTTGAAGAAGATAATGTGGGAGCTGTCCTTTTAGGTGAGACCCATAAAATTAAAGAAGGAGACCTCATTAAGAGAACTCACAAGATTATGTCTGTTCCAGCTGGAGAAGCTTTAATAGGGAGAGTTGTTGATCCTCTTGGAAATCCCCTCGATGGAAAAGGACCGGTAAAAACAAATGTTTTTATGCCTGTGGAAAGGATTGCTCCTGGTGTTGTTGATAGACTCCCCGTTAAAGAACCTCTTCAGGCAGGGATTAAAGCTATTGATGCTATGATTCCCATTGGGAGAGGACAGAGAGAGCTAATAATTGGAGATAGACAGACAGGGAAAACAGCTATTGCAATCGATACAATTTTAAATCAAAAAAATTCAGATGTGATATGCATATATGTAGCAATAGGTCAGAAAAAATCAACAGTGGCTCAGGTGATAAAAATACTCGAGGATTCAGGAGCAATGGATTATTCGATTGTAGTAGTGGCATCAGCATCTGATCCCACTACAATGCAGTACCTTGCTCCTTATGCAGGATGTGCCATGGGTGAATACTTTCGGGATAGAGGGAAGCACTCTCTATTAATTTACGATGACCTTTCCAAGCATGCTGCAGCTTACAGAGAAATTTCTCTTCTTCTCAGAAGACCCCCAGGAAGAGAAGCATATCCTGGAGATGTGTTTTATTTACATTCCAGGCTTTTAGAAAGGGCAGCTAAACTTAATGATCATATGGGAGGAGGCTCTCTTACTGCATTGCCTATAATAGAGACTCAAGCTGGCGATGTTTCAGGGTACATTCCAACAAATGTTATTTCTATAACAGATGGTCAGATTTATTTAGAACCTGATTTATTCAACGCTGGAATAAGACCAGCTATAAATGTAGGAATTTCAGTCTCAAGAGTTGGTGGAAATGCTCAGATTAAAGCGATGAAAAAGGTTGCTGGAACTTTAAGACTTGACCTTGCTCAATACCGGGAACTTGCCACATTTGCCCAGTTTGGTTCTGACCTTGATAAAGCAACAATAGCTCAATTAAATCGGGGGGAAAAACTTACAGAAATTCTAAAGCAGGATCAATATAAACCTTATCCTGTGGAAAACCAGATAGTTATAATTTATGCAGGAACACACGGATTTCTCGATGACCTGGAAATAGAAAAGATTAACTTCTATGAAGAAGAATTGTATAAATACATTGAGACAAATTTTCCTGAAATTTTTAATGAGCTCCGGGAGAAAAAGGATCTGGATGAGGATTTGGAGAAGAGATTAGATCTATCAATCAAAAGATTTACCGAAGAATTTAAAGGCAGACAAAATAAGTAA
- the atpF gene encoding F0F1 ATP synthase subunit B — translation MKMFTGQHTRLVLVLFIFFSVCSSIDIFGMSEGEAHRSAWFDFLGKTFNFVILFGFIFLLIRKSLINFLKGRGDKIKERIESSENLKKEAEERLRSIERRLERIREEIKGMKKKAEEEGIEEKKKLLKEAEVEREKILRSVKKEIETHAKKAMDELKEYGSQLSIALAEEKMKKTLDKDQQEKIITKVLEDLKEI, via the coding sequence ATGAAGATGTTTACGGGACAGCACACCAGGCTTGTATTAGTTTTATTTATTTTCTTTTCAGTGTGCTCGTCCATAGATATTTTCGGAATGAGCGAAGGTGAAGCCCACAGATCAGCATGGTTTGATTTTCTTGGAAAAACTTTTAATTTTGTTATCCTTTTTGGTTTCATATTCCTTTTAATTAGAAAATCATTGATAAATTTTTTGAAAGGTAGAGGGGATAAAATAAAAGAAAGAATCGAAAGCTCAGAAAATCTCAAAAAAGAAGCAGAGGAAAGATTAAGATCAATTGAAAGGAGACTTGAGAGAATAAGAGAAGAGATAAAAGGGATGAAGAAGAAGGCAGAGGAGGAAGGAATAGAGGAGAAGAAAAAATTATTAAAGGAAGCCGAGGTAGAAAGAGAGAAAATCCTGAGATCTGTTAAGAAGGAAATTGAAACCCATGCAAAGAAAGCAATGGATGAGCTAAAAGAATATGGTTCTCAGCTTTCAATAGCTCTGGCAGAAGAAAAAATGAAAAAAACACTGGATAAAGATCAGCAAGAGAAAATAATTACCAAAGTCTTGGAAGATTTAAAGGAGATTTAA
- a CDS encoding CdaR family protein, which yields MKNIIKNFFKENIEIKIISIVLAFLIWFTIGKDEKSFSDIYIPVPIELKNIPNNLEIIGTSVKNAEIRIRAPERIIRNLNPDKISLKLNLEKAKEGTQWFKISDEDIIIPEEAEIVKINPSMIQITFDTIQEKYVDIKPVITGKMAKGLKLKSVTVFPNKTKVSGPKTRFKDGMNVKTDSINLSQLNSSIEMKVNIFPPNQYLRLLDDKFVIVKIEIEKTNEE from the coding sequence ATGAAGAATATCATAAAGAATTTTTTTAAGGAAAACATTGAAATTAAAATTATTTCGATTGTGCTTGCATTCCTGATATGGTTTACAATTGGTAAAGATGAAAAATCTTTTTCTGATATCTACATTCCTGTTCCAATCGAACTAAAAAACATTCCAAATAATTTGGAAATTATCGGAACCTCTGTAAAAAATGCTGAGATAAGAATTCGAGCCCCGGAAAGAATAATAAGGAATTTAAATCCAGACAAAATCTCACTAAAATTAAACCTTGAAAAAGCGAAAGAAGGAACACAATGGTTTAAAATTTCTGATGAAGATATAATCATTCCTGAGGAAGCAGAAATAGTTAAAATAAACCCGTCGATGATTCAGATTACTTTTGACACCATTCAAGAAAAATATGTAGACATTAAACCAGTTATAACTGGAAAAATGGCGAAGGGGTTAAAGTTAAAGAGTGTAACTGTGTTTCCAAACAAAACTAAAGTATCTGGGCCCAAGACAAGATTTAAAGACGGGATGAACGTTAAGACTGATTCTATAAATCTATCCCAATTAAATTCTTCGATAGAAATGAAGGTAAATATTTTTCCTCCCAATCAATATTTAAGGCTTTTGGATGATAAATTTGTGATAGTAAAAATAGAAATCGAAAAGACAAACGAGGAATAG
- the ftsH gene encoding ATP-dependent zinc metalloprotease FtsH translates to MNGKKKSTLKSALFWIVTGIIIILLWSLLQSPAKKKQELKFSEFLDEVTLGKINEVTISGSEIKGSYEDGTAFKTTAPPQYNDLVKILREHKVIISVKDTSQSPIFSYIFTWAPLIILVVFWILFMRQMQSGGNKALSFGKSRAKLFSESGKKVTFRDVAGVDEAKEELQEIIEFLKDPQKFQRLGGRIPKGVLLVGPPGTGKTLLAKAVAGEADVPFFSISGSDFVEMFVGVGASRVRDLFDQGKKHAPCLIFIDEIDAVGRERGAGLGGGHDEREQTLNALLVEMDGFDSNEGIILIAATNRPDILDHALLRPGRFDRRIVVNKPDVKGREEILKVHTRKIPLDKDTDLKLIARTTPGFSGADLANMVNEAALNAARYGKKAVQMKDFEHAKDKVLMGAERKSLIISDEEKKNTAFHEAGHALVASVLPEADPIHKVSIIPRGLALGVTQQLPLDDRYTYNKEYLEAQISVLSAGRIAEEIGLGNMTTGAGNDFDVATEIARKMVCQWGMSDLGPITFGERDDLVFLGRDLTMRRDFSEETAQKIDEEVKKIIMRNYERARNILSEKKDKLFKIAETLLEKEVLTSDEINAILETKPKTEKAQRKKTRETSSPEMAGEIPSK, encoded by the coding sequence ATGAATGGGAAAAAAAAGTCTACATTAAAAAGTGCTCTTTTTTGGATAGTAACAGGGATTATCATCATTCTATTGTGGAGCTTATTGCAGAGTCCAGCGAAGAAGAAACAAGAACTAAAATTCAGTGAATTTCTTGATGAGGTTACTCTTGGAAAAATAAACGAAGTAACAATCAGTGGCTCTGAAATAAAAGGTTCTTATGAGGATGGAACTGCTTTTAAAACAACAGCTCCACCTCAGTATAATGACCTTGTCAAGATCTTAAGAGAGCATAAAGTAATAATATCAGTAAAAGACACATCTCAGAGCCCCATATTTTCCTATATATTTACATGGGCACCACTTATTATCCTCGTTGTTTTCTGGATTCTTTTTATGAGACAGATGCAAAGTGGTGGAAACAAAGCCCTTTCGTTTGGAAAAAGCAGAGCTAAACTTTTTTCTGAGTCGGGCAAAAAGGTAACATTTAGAGATGTTGCTGGTGTTGATGAAGCAAAGGAAGAATTACAAGAAATAATCGAATTTCTTAAAGATCCCCAGAAATTTCAAAGACTTGGAGGCAGAATTCCAAAGGGTGTGCTTCTTGTCGGTCCACCAGGAACAGGAAAAACATTGCTTGCAAAAGCGGTAGCTGGAGAAGCAGATGTGCCTTTTTTCTCCATTAGCGGTTCAGATTTTGTTGAAATGTTTGTGGGAGTTGGTGCATCAAGGGTGAGAGATTTATTTGACCAAGGGAAAAAGCATGCACCCTGTCTAATTTTCATAGATGAAATAGATGCTGTGGGAAGAGAAAGAGGTGCTGGACTTGGCGGTGGGCATGACGAAAGAGAACAAACTTTAAATGCTCTCCTTGTGGAGATGGACGGATTCGATTCCAATGAAGGAATAATTTTAATAGCTGCCACAAACAGACCCGACATTTTAGATCATGCCCTTTTAAGGCCTGGAAGATTTGACAGAAGAATTGTTGTAAACAAGCCGGATGTTAAAGGAAGGGAAGAAATATTAAAAGTTCACACAAGAAAAATTCCCCTCGATAAAGATACAGATTTAAAATTAATTGCCAGAACAACTCCTGGTTTCTCAGGAGCAGATTTAGCTAACATGGTGAATGAAGCTGCTCTAAATGCAGCAAGGTATGGTAAAAAAGCCGTTCAAATGAAAGATTTCGAACATGCCAAGGATAAGGTACTTATGGGTGCGGAGAGAAAAAGCTTGATAATTTCAGACGAAGAAAAGAAAAATACTGCATTTCATGAAGCAGGGCATGCATTGGTAGCATCGGTTCTCCCTGAAGCTGACCCGATCCATAAAGTTTCAATAATTCCAAGAGGACTTGCCCTCGGAGTTACTCAACAATTACCCCTTGATGACAGGTACACATACAATAAAGAATATTTAGAAGCCCAGATTTCAGTTCTATCTGCTGGTAGAATCGCTGAAGAAATAGGTCTTGGAAATATGACCACCGGAGCTGGCAATGATTTTGATGTAGCCACAGAGATAGCTCGAAAAATGGTATGTCAATGGGGTATGTCAGATTTAGGCCCAATAACATTTGGGGAAAGAGATGACCTTGTATTTCTTGGCAGAGATTTGACAATGAGAAGAGACTTCAGTGAAGAAACAGCGCAAAAAATCGATGAAGAGGTAAAGAAAATCATTATGAGAAATTATGAAAGAGCAAGAAATATATTATCGGAGAAAAAAGACAAACTCTTCAAGATTGCAGAAACATTACTCGAAAAAGAAGTGTTAACATCAGATGAAATTAATGCTATTTTAGAGACAAAACCAAAAACTGAAAAAGCCCAGAGAAAGAAAACAAGAGAAACATCTTCGCCGGAAATGGCCGGAGAGATTCCTTCGAAATGA
- the cdaA gene encoding diadenylate cyclase CdaA, which yields METLLHLLSKFSLADIFDILIVAFLIYNFLLLIKETKAYQMTIGLFIIGFAYIISKLINLRAFNWLIRNFIPYLIFALIVLYQAEIRKFLADIGSKKLFRPFVPKPSEKSIKEISAAVEYLSSQRIGALIGIEREISLKSFAEKGIPINANISKDLIVNIFYPRTPLHDGAIIIQKNKITAAGCLLPFPSHHSYGEELKIKTRHLAAIGLSQETDAIVVVVSEENGSISLASRGNLIRNLTRDELEERMIKLIGIE from the coding sequence ATGGAAACCCTTCTTCATCTTTTATCGAAGTTTAGTCTTGCTGATATTTTCGATATTCTTATTGTTGCATTTCTTATTTACAATTTTCTTCTCCTGATAAAGGAAACAAAAGCTTATCAGATGACAATAGGACTTTTTATCATTGGCTTTGCCTATATAATTTCAAAACTGATTAATCTTCGTGCTTTCAACTGGCTGATAAGAAATTTCATCCCATACCTTATATTCGCACTAATTGTCCTGTATCAGGCAGAAATAAGAAAATTTTTAGCTGACATTGGCTCAAAAAAACTTTTCAGACCATTTGTTCCCAAACCTTCAGAAAAGAGCATAAAAGAAATATCTGCTGCGGTTGAGTATCTCTCATCCCAGAGGATAGGCGCCCTAATAGGAATTGAAAGAGAAATATCTCTTAAAAGCTTTGCGGAAAAAGGTATACCCATAAATGCAAATATATCAAAAGATTTAATAGTGAACATATTTTACCCGAGAACCCCTTTACACGATGGAGCTATAATAATTCAGAAAAATAAAATAACCGCAGCGGGATGCCTTCTCCCCTTTCCTTCTCATCATTCTTATGGTGAAGAGCTAAAGATAAAAACAAGACATTTGGCTGCTATTGGACTTTCTCAGGAGACGGATGCAATAGTTGTAGTTGTGTCAGAAGAAAATGGCTCGATATCTCTTGCATCCAGAGGGAATCTTATAAGAAATTTAACAAGGGATGAGCTTGAAGAAAGGATGATAAAATTAATAGGTATTGAATGA
- the folP gene encoding dihydropteroate synthase — protein sequence MREIFSIKFKSRQLILGKETKIMGILNVTPDSFSNGGDYFSTEKAIEKGTQMEEEGAEIIDIGGESTRPGSEPTPLEEERKRVIPVLKELRKKVNCFISVDTYKARIAEEAFDWGADMINDISGLRFDKEMIKIIKKESCPFVIMHMKGTPKTMQDNPVYENLFEEIENFFYERINFLSLNEIDLNKVIIDPGIGFGKSYENNLRIIKNLNFLEKFKRPVLIGVSRKSFIGKILNLPPKERVEGSIAASIISVINGAHILRSHDVKSIKRAIKTAEEILYS from the coding sequence ATGAGGGAAATTTTCTCGATAAAATTTAAAAGTAGACAACTCATTCTTGGAAAAGAAACAAAAATAATGGGAATCCTGAATGTAACACCCGATTCTTTCTCTAATGGAGGTGATTATTTCAGTACTGAAAAAGCTATAGAAAAGGGAACCCAGATGGAGGAAGAAGGAGCTGAAATAATTGATATAGGTGGAGAAAGCACAAGACCTGGTTCCGAGCCGACTCCTCTGGAAGAGGAAAGAAAAAGAGTAATACCTGTACTAAAAGAATTGAGGAAAAAAGTAAATTGTTTCATTTCCGTGGATACCTATAAAGCAAGAATAGCTGAAGAAGCTTTTGATTGGGGAGCAGATATGATCAATGATATAAGTGGATTGAGGTTTGACAAGGAAATGATAAAAATTATAAAAAAAGAGAGTTGTCCTTTCGTTATTATGCATATGAAAGGAACTCCTAAAACCATGCAGGACAATCCTGTTTATGAGAATCTTTTCGAAGAAATTGAAAATTTTTTTTATGAAAGGATAAACTTTCTCAGTTTAAACGAAATAGATCTAAACAAAGTTATTATAGATCCAGGAATAGGTTTCGGAAAATCATACGAGAACAATCTCAGAATCATAAAAAACCTTAATTTTTTGGAAAAATTTAAAAGACCTGTTCTTATTGGAGTTTCAAGAAAATCTTTTATAGGTAAGATTCTCAACCTTCCCCCAAAAGAAAGAGTTGAGGGATCGATTGCAGCATCAATAATTTCAGTAATAAATGGTGCTCATATTCTCAGATCCCATGATGTAAAATCAATAAAAAGAGCAATAAAAACAGCGGAAGAAATATTATATTCATAA
- a CDS encoding zinc ribbon domain-containing protein, giving the protein MSILSSITKLEMLPDKRIFLTIRGKCFNIIFMPIYEFSCNECNEKFEVIILKSDQIIECPKCKGKSLKKLYSPFGIAGGDKFESSVSSSNSCSSCKMTSCSTCD; this is encoded by the coding sequence ATGAGCATTTTATCTTCCATCACGAAATTGGAAATGCTTCCGGACAAAAGAATTTTTTTGACAATTAGAGGGAAATGTTTTAATATAATATTTATGCCAATATATGAATTTAGTTGTAATGAGTGCAATGAGAAATTTGAGGTTATCATATTAAAATCAGACCAGATTATAGAATGTCCGAAATGTAAGGGTAAAAGTTTAAAAAAACTTTACTCTCCTTTTGGCATAGCAGGAGGAGATAAGTTTGAAAGCAGTGTTTCTTCTTCCAATTCTTGCTCTTCATGTAAGATGACAAGCTGCAGTACCTGCGACTAA
- a CDS encoding pyridoxine 5'-phosphate synthase, whose amino-acid sequence MKLCVNVDHIATLRQARKAKEPDPVLASLLAEISGADGIVIHLREDRRHIQERDLEILRKVVKTKLNLEMAATTEMIEIAAKYKPDISTLVPEKREELTTEGGLNVISNFKELKNAVDRLKKEGIEVSIFIDPDVEQIKKCGELGANTIEINTGKYSETETLEEREMELQKIKNAAKIGKEIGFKVVAGHGLDYKNVSPIVKIGEIEELNIGFSIIARSAIVGIEKAVREMKELIRRK is encoded by the coding sequence ATGAAATTATGTGTGAATGTGGATCATATTGCAACTCTAAGACAGGCAAGAAAAGCAAAAGAGCCAGACCCTGTTTTAGCATCTTTGTTAGCTGAAATTTCTGGAGCTGATGGTATTGTAATCCACCTTAGAGAAGACAGAAGACACATTCAGGAAAGAGACCTTGAAATTTTGCGAAAAGTTGTCAAGACAAAATTAAATCTTGAGATGGCAGCAACTACTGAAATGATAGAAATCGCGGCAAAATACAAACCTGATATTTCTACTCTTGTTCCTGAAAAAAGAGAGGAACTCACCACTGAAGGAGGTCTTAATGTTATTTCCAATTTCAAGGAATTAAAAAATGCTGTTGATAGGTTGAAAAAGGAGGGAATAGAAGTATCTATATTCATCGACCCAGATGTAGAACAAATCAAAAAATGTGGAGAGTTAGGAGCAAATACGATCGAAATCAATACTGGAAAGTACTCAGAAACAGAAACGCTGGAGGAAAGGGAAATGGAACTTCAGAAGATTAAAAATGCCGCAAAAATTGGAAAAGAAATCGGATTCAAAGTTGTAGCGGGTCATGGGCTTGACTATAAAAATGTATCACCAATCGTAAAAATTGGAGAAATAGAAGAGCTAAACATCGGCTTTTCAATCATCGCAAGGTCAGCAATCGTCGGGATCGAGAAGGCAGTAAGAGAAATGAAAGAGCTCATCAGAAGGAAATAA
- the atpH gene encoding ATP synthase F1 subunit delta yields MKSEVVARRYAMGLVRATSSEKEWKIIHGELNKILEIFKSSEELISFLESPFFPRKIKGEVLKKIGEYFNFSEKTKNFLYLVEEKGRVNLLKEIVMSYEDLWYQKKAIHKLEIYSAFLLKTEQKKQIIAKLEKILKGKIISNFKTDPSIIGGLKIKKGNVFYDGTIKGNLIRLKDRITGEKEWKSEQMK; encoded by the coding sequence ATGAAGAGTGAAGTAGTAGCAAGAAGATATGCGATGGGATTGGTGAGAGCTACATCTTCTGAGAAAGAATGGAAAATAATACATGGAGAATTGAATAAAATTTTAGAAATATTTAAGAGCTCTGAGGAGCTGATTTCATTTTTAGAATCTCCTTTTTTTCCGAGAAAAATTAAAGGAGAGGTTTTAAAGAAAATTGGAGAATATTTTAATTTTTCAGAAAAAACTAAAAATTTTCTTTATCTTGTTGAAGAAAAAGGAAGAGTAAATTTACTGAAAGAAATCGTCATGAGTTATGAAGATTTATGGTATCAAAAGAAAGCCATACATAAATTAGAGATATATTCTGCTTTTCTCTTGAAAACAGAACAGAAAAAGCAGATAATAGCTAAGCTTGAAAAAATTTTAAAAGGAAAGATAATTTCTAATTTTAAAACAGACCCTTCTATCATTGGAGGGTTGAAGATAAAAAAAGGAAATGTATTTTATGACGGAACAATAAAAGGAAATCTAATAAGACTTAAAGATAGAATAACAGGAGAAAAAGAATGGAAATCAGAGCAGATGAAATAA
- the glmM gene encoding phosphoglucosamine mutase: protein MSKYFGTDGLRAKAGEFPLDYDSLYIIGQILTEIFEERGIKKNVLIGKDTRESGSWIEASLCSGIKSKNGKVYLAGIIPTSAICYLTRKFNFSAGISISASHNPYEDNGIKIFGSDGIKIEDEIEEEIEKRLIERKRSKIKREEIIEDKKFSSEYFNFLKKVGEGLNGDNLKIVVDCANGAASNFAPILFSELGFDVIPINNNPDGKNINYRCGSLFPGSLSKEATSKGAIFGIAYDGDSDRAIWVDKDGEIFDGDHTLLIQAKYLKDKLISPFIIGTVMSNLGLEIALKKYGFKLIRTPVGDKYVLQEMRKRKSKLGGEQSGHTIFLDILPTGDGIVTTIQMLKVIVAEKKSLKELSSDMEKFPQILVNVKVKEKKPLNELPEIVNIEEKIKKEIGKRGRILLRYSGTEPKLRIMIEGENEEKIKDWAEEIASAVKNTLGDEK from the coding sequence ATGTCAAAATATTTCGGAACAGATGGCTTAAGAGCAAAAGCAGGAGAATTTCCTTTAGATTATGATTCTTTGTATATAATCGGGCAAATACTCACTGAAATATTTGAAGAGAGAGGAATTAAAAAAAATGTCCTGATTGGAAAAGACACAAGAGAATCGGGTTCCTGGATAGAAGCATCACTTTGCTCGGGGATAAAATCAAAAAATGGGAAAGTTTATCTTGCTGGAATAATTCCAACCTCAGCCATATGTTACTTAACAAGAAAATTTAATTTTTCCGCGGGGATATCTATATCAGCTTCTCACAATCCCTATGAAGATAATGGAATAAAAATATTCGGTTCTGATGGGATAAAGATTGAGGATGAAATTGAAGAGGAGATCGAAAAAAGATTAATCGAAAGAAAGAGGTCAAAGATAAAAAGAGAAGAAATTATCGAAGATAAAAAATTCTCTTCGGAATATTTTAATTTTCTCAAAAAAGTAGGAGAAGGGCTAAATGGGGATAACCTGAAAATTGTTGTGGACTGTGCGAATGGAGCAGCATCAAATTTTGCCCCTATCCTATTTTCAGAACTGGGCTTTGATGTTATTCCAATAAACAATAACCCTGATGGAAAAAATATAAATTATAGATGCGGTTCCCTTTTCCCAGGATCTCTTTCAAAGGAGGCTACATCAAAAGGAGCTATTTTTGGTATTGCCTATGACGGAGATTCTGATAGGGCTATTTGGGTGGATAAGGATGGAGAAATTTTTGATGGTGATCACACTCTTCTAATTCAGGCTAAATATTTAAAAGATAAACTTATCTCTCCATTCATCATAGGAACTGTGATGAGTAATTTAGGATTAGAAATTGCTTTAAAAAAGTATGGCTTTAAGCTGATTAGAACTCCAGTGGGAGACAAATATGTACTACAGGAAATGAGGAAGAGAAAATCAAAACTTGGAGGAGAACAATCTGGTCATACAATCTTTCTCGATATTTTACCAACAGGAGATGGAATTGTCACTACTATACAGATGCTGAAAGTAATCGTCGCTGAAAAAAAGTCCCTGAAAGAGCTTTCCTCAGATATGGAGAAATTTCCTCAAATTTTAGTAAATGTAAAAGTCAAGGAGAAAAAACCTTTAAATGAATTGCCTGAAATAGTTAACATCGAAGAAAAAATAAAAAAAGAAATCGGAAAGCGTGGTAGGATTCTTCTCAGATATTCAGGTACAGAGCCTAAACTGAGAATAATGATAGAAGGCGAAAATGAAGAGAAAATCAAAGATTGGGCAGAAGAAATTGCTTCTGCTGTAAAAAATACCTTGGGAGATGAAAAATGA